One genomic segment of Brassica napus cultivar Da-Ae chromosome A3, Da-Ae, whole genome shotgun sequence includes these proteins:
- the LOC106429819 gene encoding NADH dehydrogenase [ubiquinone] iron-sulfur protein 7, mitochondrial — protein sequence MAMITRNTVTRLPLLLQSQRAAAAVSHIHTSLPTLSPSASPTSYTRPGPPSTSSPPPPGLSKTAEFVISKVDDLMNWARRGSIWPMTFGLACCAVEMMHTGAARYDLDRFGIIFRPSPRQSDCMIVAGTLTNKMAPALRKVYDQMPEPRWVISMGSCANGGGYYHYSYSVVRGCDRIVPVDIYVPGCPPTAEALLYGLLQLQKKINRRKDFLHWWNK from the exons atggCCATGATCACGCGCAACACTGTCACGCGCCTCCCTCTCCTCCTCCAATCTCAACGCGCCGCCGCCGCGGTCTCTCACATCCACACGTCCCTTCCCACTCTCTCCCCCTCGGCGTCACCGACTTCCTACACCAGACCAGGTCCTCCTTCGACCTCATCTCCTCCTCCGCCGGGTCTCTCGAAGACGGCGGAGTTCGTGATCTCGAAGGTCGACGATCTCATGAACTGGGCTCGCAGGGGGTCGATCTGGCCCATGACCTTCGGCCTCGCGTGCTGCGCCGTGGAAATGATGCATACCGGTGCTGCTCGCTACGATCTGGATCGATTCGGTATCATCTTTAGGCCTAGTCCTCGTCAGTCCGATTGTATGATTGTCGCCGGGACGCTTACTAACAAGATGGCTCCCGCTCTTCGCAA GGTTTATGACCAAATGCCGGAGCCAAGGTGGGTGATTTCAATGGGAAGCTGCGCCAACGGAGGTGGATACTATCACTACTCCTACTCAGTGGTTCGAGGCTGTGACAGAATTGTCCCAGTGGACATCTACGTCCCTGGATGCCCTCCAACCGCTGAGGCATTGCTCTATGGACTCCTCCAGCTTCAGAAGAAAATCAACAGGCGCAAGGATTTCTTGCACTGGTGGAACAAGTGA